The proteins below are encoded in one region of Gambusia affinis linkage group LG07, SWU_Gaff_1.0, whole genome shotgun sequence:
- the dctn2 gene encoding dynactin subunit 2 isoform X1, which produces MADPKYANLPGIAFNEPDVYETGDLPEDDQAQFESCVQELEELCSDSVERIVVNPNAAYDKFKDKHVSTKGLDFSDRISRSRRVGYESGEFEILGEGSGVKETPQQKYQRLVNEIQELVQEVDTIQATAKESNAEERLTPVVLAQQAAQLKQQLVSAHLDSLLGPHAHINLADPDGALARRLLTQLEAAKGSRSSSAGDGKPSSTKGPDGVVLYELHSRPEQEKFNESTKMAELEKRLAQLEIAVGSGSDKQGPLNAGVQGASLMDTIELLQARVSALDSATLDQVEARLQSVLGKMNEIAKNKAAIEDAETQNKVSQLYDVVQKWDAVSTSVPQVVQRLVAVKELHEQAMQFGQLLTHLDTTQQMINNSLKDNNTLLTQVQQTMKENLVAIEENFAALDQRMKKISK; this is translated from the exons ATGGCTGATCCTAAATACGCAAACTTACCAGGAATT gCTTTTAACGAACCAGACGTGTATGAGACTGGCGACCTTCCAGAGGACGACCAGGCTCAGTTTGAATCG TGTGTACAA GAGCTG GAGGAGCTTTGCAGTGACAGCGTAGAGAGGATTGTGGTCAACCCTAATGCAGCCTACGACAAGTTCAAAGACAAACACGTCAGCACCAAAGGACTTG ACTTCTCAGATAGAATTAGTAGAAGCAGAAGAGTGGGTTATGAGTCGGGAGAGTTTGAAATC CTTGGTGAGGGCAGCGGAGTGAAGGAGACGCCCCAGCAAAAGTATCAGCGCCTGGTTAATGAGATTCAGGAACTTGTTCAGGAGGTGGACACCATCCAG GCTACTGCAAAGGAAAGTAATGCAGAGGAGCGCCTCACCCCGGTGGTTCTCGCTCAGCAGGCAGCGCAGCTGAAGCAACAGCTGGTTTCTGCCCATCTTGATTCGCTGCTGGGACCGCATGCGCACATCAACCTGGCCGATCCAGATGGAGCGCTTGCCAG GCGTCTGCTCACCCAGCTGGAGGCGGCGAAGGGCAGTCGCAGCAGCTCCGCAGGAGATGGCAAACCCTCTTCAACAAAGGGTCCAGATGGAGTGGTGCTCTACGAGTTGCACAGCAGACCAGAGCAGGAGAAATTCAACGAGTCCACCAAG ATGGCGGAACTGGAGAAGCGTCTAGCTCAGCTGGAGATCGCTGTTGGCTCCGGATCAGACAAGCAG GGACCTCTTAATGCTGGTGTACAAGGAGCCAGTTTGATG GACACCATTGAGCTCTTGCAGGCAAGGGTCAGCGCACTGGACTCTGCTACACTGGATCAAGTAGAGGCAAGACTGCAG AGTGTCCTTGGGAAGATGAATGAGATTGCCAAGAACAAGGCAGCGATTGaagatgcagaaacacaaaacaag GTGTCGCAGCTGTATGATGTGGTGCAGAAGTGGGATGCTGTGTCCACCTCCGTTCCTCAGGTGGTGCAGAGGCTTGTTGCTGTCAAGGAGTTGCATGAGCAAG CCATGCAGTTTGGCCAGCTGCTGACTCACCTGGACACGACTCAGCAAATGATCAACAACTCTCTGAAAGACAACAACACCCTGCTAACACAG GTCCAACAGACAATGAAGGAAAATCTAGTGGCTATCGAAGAGAACTTTGCAGCCCTGGATCAGAGGATGAAGaagatttccaaataa
- the dctn2 gene encoding dynactin subunit 2 isoform X3, whose product MADPKYANLPGIAFNEPDVYETGDLPEDDQAQFESEELCSDSVERIVVNPNAAYDKFKDKHVSTKGLDFSDRISRSRRVGYESGEFEILGEGSGVKETPQQKYQRLVNEIQELVQEVDTIQATAKESNAEERLTPVVLAQQAAQLKQQLVSAHLDSLLGPHAHINLADPDGALARRLLTQLEAAKGSRSSSAGDGKPSSTKGPDGVVLYELHSRPEQEKFNESTKMAELEKRLAQLEIAVGSGSDKQGPLNAGVQGASLMDTIELLQARVSALDSATLDQVEARLQSVLGKMNEIAKNKAAIEDAETQNKVSQLYDVVQKWDAVSTSVPQVVQRLVAVKELHEQAMQFGQLLTHLDTTQQMINNSLKDNNTLLTQVQQTMKENLVAIEENFAALDQRMKKISK is encoded by the exons ATGGCTGATCCTAAATACGCAAACTTACCAGGAATT gCTTTTAACGAACCAGACGTGTATGAGACTGGCGACCTTCCAGAGGACGACCAGGCTCAGTTTGAATCG GAGGAGCTTTGCAGTGACAGCGTAGAGAGGATTGTGGTCAACCCTAATGCAGCCTACGACAAGTTCAAAGACAAACACGTCAGCACCAAAGGACTTG ACTTCTCAGATAGAATTAGTAGAAGCAGAAGAGTGGGTTATGAGTCGGGAGAGTTTGAAATC CTTGGTGAGGGCAGCGGAGTGAAGGAGACGCCCCAGCAAAAGTATCAGCGCCTGGTTAATGAGATTCAGGAACTTGTTCAGGAGGTGGACACCATCCAG GCTACTGCAAAGGAAAGTAATGCAGAGGAGCGCCTCACCCCGGTGGTTCTCGCTCAGCAGGCAGCGCAGCTGAAGCAACAGCTGGTTTCTGCCCATCTTGATTCGCTGCTGGGACCGCATGCGCACATCAACCTGGCCGATCCAGATGGAGCGCTTGCCAG GCGTCTGCTCACCCAGCTGGAGGCGGCGAAGGGCAGTCGCAGCAGCTCCGCAGGAGATGGCAAACCCTCTTCAACAAAGGGTCCAGATGGAGTGGTGCTCTACGAGTTGCACAGCAGACCAGAGCAGGAGAAATTCAACGAGTCCACCAAG ATGGCGGAACTGGAGAAGCGTCTAGCTCAGCTGGAGATCGCTGTTGGCTCCGGATCAGACAAGCAG GGACCTCTTAATGCTGGTGTACAAGGAGCCAGTTTGATG GACACCATTGAGCTCTTGCAGGCAAGGGTCAGCGCACTGGACTCTGCTACACTGGATCAAGTAGAGGCAAGACTGCAG AGTGTCCTTGGGAAGATGAATGAGATTGCCAAGAACAAGGCAGCGATTGaagatgcagaaacacaaaacaag GTGTCGCAGCTGTATGATGTGGTGCAGAAGTGGGATGCTGTGTCCACCTCCGTTCCTCAGGTGGTGCAGAGGCTTGTTGCTGTCAAGGAGTTGCATGAGCAAG CCATGCAGTTTGGCCAGCTGCTGACTCACCTGGACACGACTCAGCAAATGATCAACAACTCTCTGAAAGACAACAACACCCTGCTAACACAG GTCCAACAGACAATGAAGGAAAATCTAGTGGCTATCGAAGAGAACTTTGCAGCCCTGGATCAGAGGATGAAGaagatttccaaataa
- the dctn2 gene encoding dynactin subunit 2 isoform X2 — MADPKYANLPGIAFNEPDVYETGDLPEDDQAQFESELEELCSDSVERIVVNPNAAYDKFKDKHVSTKGLDFSDRISRSRRVGYESGEFEILGEGSGVKETPQQKYQRLVNEIQELVQEVDTIQATAKESNAEERLTPVVLAQQAAQLKQQLVSAHLDSLLGPHAHINLADPDGALARRLLTQLEAAKGSRSSSAGDGKPSSTKGPDGVVLYELHSRPEQEKFNESTKMAELEKRLAQLEIAVGSGSDKQGPLNAGVQGASLMDTIELLQARVSALDSATLDQVEARLQSVLGKMNEIAKNKAAIEDAETQNKVSQLYDVVQKWDAVSTSVPQVVQRLVAVKELHEQAMQFGQLLTHLDTTQQMINNSLKDNNTLLTQVQQTMKENLVAIEENFAALDQRMKKISK; from the exons ATGGCTGATCCTAAATACGCAAACTTACCAGGAATT gCTTTTAACGAACCAGACGTGTATGAGACTGGCGACCTTCCAGAGGACGACCAGGCTCAGTTTGAATCG GAGCTG GAGGAGCTTTGCAGTGACAGCGTAGAGAGGATTGTGGTCAACCCTAATGCAGCCTACGACAAGTTCAAAGACAAACACGTCAGCACCAAAGGACTTG ACTTCTCAGATAGAATTAGTAGAAGCAGAAGAGTGGGTTATGAGTCGGGAGAGTTTGAAATC CTTGGTGAGGGCAGCGGAGTGAAGGAGACGCCCCAGCAAAAGTATCAGCGCCTGGTTAATGAGATTCAGGAACTTGTTCAGGAGGTGGACACCATCCAG GCTACTGCAAAGGAAAGTAATGCAGAGGAGCGCCTCACCCCGGTGGTTCTCGCTCAGCAGGCAGCGCAGCTGAAGCAACAGCTGGTTTCTGCCCATCTTGATTCGCTGCTGGGACCGCATGCGCACATCAACCTGGCCGATCCAGATGGAGCGCTTGCCAG GCGTCTGCTCACCCAGCTGGAGGCGGCGAAGGGCAGTCGCAGCAGCTCCGCAGGAGATGGCAAACCCTCTTCAACAAAGGGTCCAGATGGAGTGGTGCTCTACGAGTTGCACAGCAGACCAGAGCAGGAGAAATTCAACGAGTCCACCAAG ATGGCGGAACTGGAGAAGCGTCTAGCTCAGCTGGAGATCGCTGTTGGCTCCGGATCAGACAAGCAG GGACCTCTTAATGCTGGTGTACAAGGAGCCAGTTTGATG GACACCATTGAGCTCTTGCAGGCAAGGGTCAGCGCACTGGACTCTGCTACACTGGATCAAGTAGAGGCAAGACTGCAG AGTGTCCTTGGGAAGATGAATGAGATTGCCAAGAACAAGGCAGCGATTGaagatgcagaaacacaaaacaag GTGTCGCAGCTGTATGATGTGGTGCAGAAGTGGGATGCTGTGTCCACCTCCGTTCCTCAGGTGGTGCAGAGGCTTGTTGCTGTCAAGGAGTTGCATGAGCAAG CCATGCAGTTTGGCCAGCTGCTGACTCACCTGGACACGACTCAGCAAATGATCAACAACTCTCTGAAAGACAACAACACCCTGCTAACACAG GTCCAACAGACAATGAAGGAAAATCTAGTGGCTATCGAAGAGAACTTTGCAGCCCTGGATCAGAGGATGAAGaagatttccaaataa